AGCGCCTTCTGCCTTTTGTGACGATCTTTCACCAGCTCGGCAAATAGGCTAGTCTCACTGATCTTTTTGATGTACTCTTCACGCTTGTGCTTCAGATCTCTTGACGTTGGCGATCGGCTGCGAGAGGCTGAACTCTCGCTGCTGGCCGAACTTGGCGACCGGCGACGGCTGCCTCCTCTGGTCCTCTGGCGCATCCTTGGCGAACGgcgatgatgataatgatgcgAACCTGAAGGTCCGACTGGCGATGGGGGTGAGGCCTCCATGTACCGCGAACTTGTTCTGGGCGACCTCGAGTAGCGATCACCAGAGGTACCAGTTCCCGAAGCGCGTTTTGAGGACCTCGTCGGCGAGCTAACCGTCGTCCCGTACTTGTGTTTGTGACTGCCACCATGGCGAAACGCGTTCGAACCACTTGACAGGCCACCGATGGGCGATTGCCGACTTCGTGAGTGCTGCAGACTGGGGCTCCTGAATAAAGTttggaaaaataattgttaGATATGAGAATACGTAGACACAATTTCAGTCAAATTATTAGctcaaatttccattttacaAGCGACTACGCACATACAGGAAGTTATTTAAAGAGTGTTTAAgatagaaaaatatttcaaaactaTTTCAACCTATTTGATATGAAGCGAAGTCAGTAAGTAATTAGAGCTATAATTcacataaaatatatgcaaaattTTACCTTGATGACCGCCTTGAATATCGATCTCTGCTGTATCGTTCGTACTTTCCAGATTGGTGTCTACTGTGCTCAAAGTTTCCGAGGCCTACTTCCCTGCCATCGCTAAACTTCCGGCGCTTGTGGGGCGGTGTGCTTGGCTGATGGTTGTAGCGGTCCATCTctgcaaaagttttgcattGTAAGTAAAGAACATTTGCCTAAACTAGTGAAACTTACCCGGCGACAGTCGTTTCACCTTCCTGGCATCGTGACTGCTCGAGCCAGCACCGGAGTACCGTCCCTGATAGCCGTGATCGTGGCTAGAGCGGTGATGAGCACTTACCTCCTCTTTGTGGGGACTATTTACATAGCGGGAGCTGCGTGAATCGCGGACCACTGACCCACTGcccactcctcctcctccgccgccgctgGAGGTGTAGTGAGAGGGCGGTGGAGTACGCGGGGAGTTTCCAAACCTCGGCCCGTTGCCACTGGAGCGGGAGGACGGAGGAGGAGAACGAAGCCGACTGCTGCTCGACTGCTTGTTCGTAACTGTGACCTGCAGGTTGCTGCCTAGTGCAGAGTTGGCCGTCTCCACGGACGACTCCCCGTAGTAGGTGCTATTGGTATTGGGCCGACGCGCCGGCGGTGGAGTGGCTGGCGAACTGCTCTCCTTGAGGTTGTGTGGGGTGAAGGAGGACGGCGCAGCGCTAACCGTCCGTTCGTTGGTCTTGCTAGGAGCCGTCGGCGGAGTATAGCGCCGGTCCAATAAGGCATTGATGTCATTGTCCGACATCGAATCGATGCTGGAATACGATTTGGCCCTCTTCTTTTTGCGCTTCTTGGACTTTTTCTTGGacttgtgtttgtgtttttcctttttctgctttttgcGCTTTTGCCGCTTCATTTCCGCCTCTAGCTCATCAGTGTCGATAGAATCGCTGGACATGTAGATTTCTCGTCCCCACATCTCGTCCTTCGAGGTGTTGGATGCCTGCGAAGGTTCCTTCCGCGGATTTGTGGCCTCGCTGCTCGACGTTTGCCTTGATCCGGCCGCAACTGGATCATTTGAGTCTTCAGCCCTTCTACTTCTGCAAAGAGGACTTGTGTGACCTtcacttttaaataaattctcCTTCCCTTACCTGTAGTTATCATAACCTTCCTTATCGGGTTTGGCACCAAGACGACCTTTTGAGAACTGATTATCCGCAGCtggctttggttttttgaTGTTTCCGGCTCCCTTGCCAGCGTCCGCGTCCAAGTCGCCTGCCTCCTGGTCCGAGAAGTCCTCTGAGCTAACGTCCGAGTACTCCACAAGTGCGGTGGCCGCCGCGGAGGATGCATGCATCGTAGCGTCTCAACGGTCGGATTTTGAGAACTTGCAGACCGCAGACACCACGCTCAGTTCTCTATGGATCGTGCTGGGTCTTCGCAGTCCGCTTACTTCTGCTACAAGTGGCACTTCGGcgttcaattttttttttgaatttgcGGTGAGATTTTCCTCGGGAGCAGcttcaatttatttacatCGCTGCCTACCAGCACAAGCACATATTCGTGTGACGTTTTCTTTACATGATTATCTGGGATATGTCCTAGTACAAGGCGCCGATGTTGCGCAGGCAATCGAAAACGTTCGGCACTTTGCGGCACAGCTTTGGAAAGTCAATCTAGTGTTCGGGTTCCACtaaaattaacataaaaaaaatttataactTGTCATTTTAAGGTTATAATGAAGTGGCAAGTGTGACCGAGAATGGTATAGGGCATTTAGCCATCAGCGGAAGAACGCGTGTTGCTGTCATTTAACCAATCTATAGCTCTGGGCACACTGCTTACAGAAAAATAACAACCATTTTTTAATTAGGTTTGTTCATTAAaacttttggaaaatttgtGCCTTTAAAAAATGATTACATATAATTTGAtcgtttttaattattggCATTAGACTacttgcttttgtttgtttgaacTAACCTGTAGAATTTGACTAGGGCGGCACCGAAGGTTCTAGGAAGGGCCGTAAAAACTGATGGATGGATCGAAGATATAAAACAAAGTTTCAGATACTTgggaaaatcatttttataaattacgTTAAGGATTTTCAAAGACACTTTCCAGCACTATTTTTGCACTGTTGCTTGTCATTGACGGTAGTGTGAGAGTCCAAGGTTGTCTGCGTGCCTCATGTATGAGACAAACACCAacccatatacatatgtacatacatgaGTATTAATGTAAGTATGTGGGTcactttattttcttttctgcgGACTTACCAGTTTTTGGGAGTAAATTATGCAAACACCACTTGTTTATAACTTTAATGCCGGCGCAATTGGCGGCTTACACGATTCTTTCTTTCGGCTCTCGGCGCACGCACTCGCTGGAGTccttaaattattaaataacaCAGCTATCGAAGTCTAGTATTCCGACGTTGTTTATGCTTTCGAATTACATTTATTACGCGAATATTGCCTCAGCTTATTATGGGATCGGTTCATATATAAGAGTTTGTTCAAATGCAAGTTACATGTCTCATTAGGCATTGTTTCGGTAGTAAAACCATAAGAATAATTTTGCCATGATTCTCTGCATTTGCAATGGCTGGCAATATTGTCGGCGATTAATCACCAGGGCTGCTTTATCTGTCCAGGCGGTGGGAACGCGCTGTGATTAAAAGGTGCATTTAAGTATAGTGTTGGtagaaaatttattattacaCAACTGTCTTTAAcgtaatttaaataaataatcccTTCCGttcaaataaagataaaaaaatatatgttgtAATATGCACTTCTCATAAGCTCACTTAGCCATTTTGTAGCCATTATCGATAGTTAGACTTTTACTTACAGTATAAGAACAACTAACGTTtataaatcatatttaaaagtgattttaaatgttaaaataccataaattgtaaaatatggTTAacttataaaattaattgaattttaataagCAATTTGTGCATATATCGGTCAATAGTGCAGCCCTCGTTAGTGCTGGTAACCGATCTTTTCTGAAGTAGCATTAAAATTTTCCAACACTAACGGTGGCGTTTAAATTTTGTTTcgcttgtttgtttacatGGCTTTAGTTTTTGATAAATAAGAACAGATCATAGCAAGTGGCTCGTTTAGTCTACAGAAAAAAGGCTAGCTATGTTATCCAATCGGGCTTTTGGAGAAACTATTGAGGTGGGTTTTCTGGAATGCAGTAgtctaataaatatttcaagcGCCGTTTGTATTTGCAGGACTATGAAGTACAGCACTTGCTGGGCAAAGGTGGTTTTGCGATTGTATACAAGGCGCGATGCCTGCACACTCACCAGGATGTGGCCATAAAGATGGTAAGTTCTTCTGTATTATTGGTTAAACATATTATTTACGGATTTGCTTTCAGATCGATAAAAAACTGATCCAGGGCACTGGACTCACTAACCGCGTTCGCCAGGAAGTGGAAATCCACTCCCGCTTGAAACATCCCTCCGTGCTTCAGCTGTACACTTTCTTCCAGGACGCCAACTATGTGTATTTGGTGCTCGAGCTGGCCCATAATGGGGAGCTTCATCGCTATATGAACCACATTGCCAGACCCTTCACAGAGACGGAAGCTGCTTCCATCCTGAAACAGGTGGTGGCGGGACTTTTGTACCTGCACTCCCACAATATTATGCACCGCGACATTTCGCTATCCAACCTCCTGCTTAGCAAGGAAATGCACGTTAAGATCGCCGATTTCGGACTGGCCACTCAATTAAAGCGACCTGATGAGCGCCATATGACTATGTGTGGAACCCCCAACTATATTTCGCCTGAGGTGGTGTCACGCTCGTCTCACGGACTGCCCGCGGACGTCTGGAGCGTTGGATGCATGCTGTACACCCTGCTGGTGGGACGCCCGCCCTTCGAAACTGATGCGGTGCAGTCAACCCTTAACAAAGTTGTAATGTCCGAGTATATTATGCCGGCTCACTTGTCTTATGAGGCGCAGGACTTGATAAACAAGTTATTAAAAAAGCTCCCGCACGAGCGGATTACCTTGGAGGCGGTTCTCTGCCATCCATTTATGTTAAGATGCTCAAATGGTGGACACTCGACGCCGGGAGCGTTGAATATGTTCAGCCAAAGTATGGAAAGCGCCGACAGTGGAATCATAACATTTGCTAGCAGTAATTATGCGGGAATTTATATTTGTCTGTGGAATCTTACTCTATTTATCTATTTTAGGTGAGTCCCGGAATTCCCAGCAAATTCGTTCTGTGGAAAACTCAGGACCACAACAAATGCTTCCCCAAATACAGGAGGAATTCAAGCATCATAAATTGACTTATGAGCAGCCAGGTTTATTTCGGCAAACTTCAACTGGCTTGGCAGAGCCGAATTGGCCAGGAGCTGCTAAGGCTTCAGCGTTCCGCATGGAAATCAGCATGGTACCCACTTCTAAACCGGCATCTGTTAAAGAAAATCGTATTTCGGTGCCACCATTGAACACTAAAAGACTGCTTTCGACGCGTTATAAGACAAAGAATGCTATAATGAGTATTTTGCGCAATGGGGAGGTAGTTCTCGAGTTTCTTAAGTTTCGGCCAACGTATAATGAAGATCGCATTATTGACATTTGTCGCATATCGGATGACGGACAGCGAATCATAATATATCAGCCAGATCCTGGGCGGTAAGTAAAGTGCGACATTGAAATTGAAGACGGCTTAGtacttttttacttttcagtGGCTTACCAGTAAGAGAGCAGCCACCAGATTTACAAATACCAAGTGGAGATTGCGTATATAATTACGAGAATTTGCCCAGCaagcactggaaaaaatatatatacggAGCTCGATTTGTAGGGCTGGTAAAAAGCAAAACACCTAAAGTCACTTACTTCAGTACTCTCGGGAAATGCCAATTGATGGAAACAATGACAGACTTCGAAATTCGTTTCTACTCAGGGGCTAAGCTACTGAAGACGCCGGCGGAGGGGGTAAAAGTCTACGATCGAAATGGAATGTTTCTCTCAGATCATACCTGTTCGGAGTCGCGATCCCTAATAGAGCATGGAAACGAGTGTTTCACCCACTGCATTAACATCAGTAATGCCTTGGAAGTTGCCCAGACAAAAGACAATTCGTGTTTTCCAGTCACAATTGGACGAAGACCCGTAACAGATGTACAGCCAGCTCAAAGATTAGATGGTCTACGGGATACCACCAACATTGCGTTTTCCACACCAAAATCGAATCAggtatatatgcatatatattgaATAATGTGCAGACTGTGACTTGCATTTATCATACAGGGCTCAATAAACTTTTCCGTAAGCACAATTTCCTCGACTCGAAACACTACAGACTTTGGAAACAACTGCTCCAGGTTGAACATGCTAGCTTCCCATCAAAATATTCCTATCAAACGCATCAACGTTCCTGATGTTGGAATTGCTACTGAGGTAATGCaaaatgtacatttattttttacatGGTTTCTAATCTTCATTTCGCCATTCTAGCTCTCCCATGGAGTTGTCCAAGTTCAATTTTATGATGGATCCGTTGTCTCTGTTATTCCGAGCATGCAAGGTGGTGGCATAACTTATACCCAACCCAACGGAACTTCAACTCATTTCGGCAAAGACGACGACTTGCCATTTCCGGTCAGAGATAGAGTCGGTCAGATACCAAACATTCAGATAAAGTTGAAGACAGCTCCATTGCTGGAAAGCGGCAGGAAAATTGACTACAACAATGCAGTGACTCCCAAAACGACAACGCCTTCTTATAATCGCATGCTTTTGTAATTCAATCAAAACTATCTTCCCAACTAGTTTTTAAGTTTGAGCAAATGTACTTGTATTGTAAATTAaaggtaaatatattttgtacgTTTTCCCTGTGTGTATCAATATGATTAGCCGAAAATTATTCAATGTAACTATGATTTCCTTTAaaagttttatgattataaaaaaaaaaaaaattggtttgttttttgtattctttGTCGCTTAACAAGAAAAATTAACGAGAAGGGATCTAAACTCCAATTTGAATACCATTATCGAACACACCGCCTTGGACGGCTTTGACGTTTGTTTTACCTCAAgttctttatttaatttttaaaagtttataCTTTTTGTATAAGTGTGAGGTTCGAAAATTGtagtataaaatatattattattacgtACGTGTATATATTAAATACgagataaatatatttatatttttatacttaGTCAAATCTATAGATTAACATTGCCTTACTAAACTAATGCTACCGCATTTACAAATTACTACGGCAGGATTCGTATTGCTTTAAAGTTGTAGATGCAATAGTGAAATATACACATTAAAAGTAATTTCTTGTACAGATTTTAAAGACAATCGTACACGGATGGATTACActatgtaataataataagttgCGATTAACTAATGTATCCgtatattaataaaatgcattCGGCAATTCAGAAGAATCAATTTGAGCATGGATTGGTTGCTAGCAAGGTAATAAGAAACGAAAATATAATGAATGTAGACTAACTTAAATCAATGGACGGAAGAAAAACGCTAGTGAGACCGTACAGAATATAAGAAGCAAAAATTCAGTGGAGTTTTTTGAttggcatttttaaaatggaTACAACTGCttaactaataaaataataaaacgttTAGTCACAAACTCATTAAACGAACATGCATAGCTTGAAACTCAAATTTAATCTTAGGTCTAAATGAAAAATCTTAGCTATAGAATGTTGGGTTTCGTTGGAAATTTGTTCACTTTTCGTTGTATTGTGCGTGAATCGCTCAAAGAGCGCTAGACTTGTCCTTAAGCTCAAACTGAATCTTCTGAAATATGTCCTAGAACCGATCCTTCGAGGTTGCGCTGTACTCCAGCTCGTTCAGGTTCTGAATCTCCTGCAGCTCTTGGAACTTTTCGTGGTCCCGAATATGGGCGTAGTTGGCAGACAGGCACATGAGGTAGTGGACCAGACTGAGCAGCACCAAAAGAGTGGACAGAGTGGCCAATATGAACATCACCTCAGCGTTCTCAACACCGTCTTTGCAGAAAGCCTTGATCTCGTACTTTTCGCAGACCTTCATGTCCTCAAGTTTCGTGTTTGGCGGGAACATGAAATCTGTACGATCCCAGAAATATTAAATGGCGTATCtttatggatatatatatttaatggcTTACGAAATTGTGTCAAATCAATGCAGCTTTGAGAGTGCTCAACACTGGTGCACATGTTCCAGAACATAGTATAGATGAAAGTAACCACTACCAGGAAGCAGAGGATCAGACTCCAAACGAAGTTAAGCAGGTAGGTTATCCCCATAAGTACGGCGCACGAGATTCGACCGCCCACTCGCGATCTCCACGCCCGGTAAACCTTGTATCTGGTTGCTCCGGTGGCCAGAAATCCGACGAACAGAATCATGAAGCCGAGGGCGGCCATGCCCGCTCCAATTATTACAAAAATCATTTGCACCGCTTCGATCCTAAAGGGATCAGATGGTTAAGTAAATCGCGTTTTGTAATCCCAATAAATAACTCACCATATCAGGCGTAGATGGAAAACCTGGTCAACCATTATTACGGTCAGAGAGGCTCCTCGGTACATGGTGAAGCAGAAGATACCCACTCCCAGGAGACACATCAGAGTGGCTATCAGGGTGGCGTAGGGAATACGCGCCATGCAGGATTGGCAGCATTCTCCTAAAGAAACGAGTTACATTTTAGGAAGAAGTTTATCAATAACTTTTGATTGTAATGTAAAATTATTGGTGTCTATGAAGTgaagaaatgttaattttacAAATGAAGTCATTACAGTTAAACATATACTAGGTATACGAAAGATTGCGCTAGCCAACTATTCAAAGTCACACATACA
This portion of the Drosophila santomea strain STO CAGO 1482 chromosome 3L, Prin_Dsan_1.1, whole genome shotgun sequence genome encodes:
- the LOC120450447 gene encoding serine/threonine-protein kinase PLK4, with amino-acid sequence MLSNRAFGETIEDYEVQHLLGKGGFAIVYKARCLHTHQDVAIKMIDKKLIQGTGLTNRVRQEVEIHSRLKHPSVLQLYTFFQDANYVYLVLELAHNGELHRYMNHIARPFTETEAASILKQVVAGLLYLHSHNIMHRDISLSNLLLSKEMHVKIADFGLATQLKRPDERHMTMCGTPNYISPEVVSRSSHGLPADVWSVGCMLYTLLVGRPPFETDAVQSTLNKVVMSEYIMPAHLSYEAQDLINKLLKKLPHERITLEAVLCHPFMLRCSNGGHSTPGALNMFSQSMESADSGIITFASSESRNSQQIRSVENSGPQQMLPQIQEEFKHHKLTYEQPGLFRQTSTGLAEPNWPGAAKASAFRMEISMVPTSKPASVKENRISVPPLNTKRLLSTRYKTKNAIMSILRNGEVVLEFLKFRPTYNEDRIIDICRISDDGQRIIIYQPDPGRGLPVREQPPDLQIPSGDCVYNYENLPSKHWKKYIYGARFVGLVKSKTPKVTYFSTLGKCQLMETMTDFEIRFYSGAKLLKTPAEGVKVYDRNGMFLSDHTCSESRSLIEHGNECFTHCINISNALEVAQTKDNSCFPVTIGRRPVTDVQPAQRLDGLRDTTNIAFSTPKSNQGSINFSVSTISSTRNTTDFGNNCSRLNMLASHQNIPIKRINVPDVGIATELSHGVVQVQFYDGSVVSVIPSMQGGGITYTQPNGTSTHFGKDDDLPFPVRDRVGQIPNIQIKLKTAPLLESGRKIDYNNAVTPKTTTPSYNRMLL
- the LOC120450448 gene encoding neuronal membrane glycoprotein M6-a isoform X1 is translated as MALCSMPGKGNNRDRIRDPREEILLETNFEDDGGVLTRAYNGNPYNASIQNRRRNSYRSDHSLDRYTERGGEGECCQSCMARIPYATLIATLMCLLGVGIFCFTMYRGASLTVIMVDQVFHLRLIWIEAVQMIFVIIGAGMAALGFMILFVGFLATGATRYKVYRAWRSRVGGRISCAVLMGITYLLNFVWSLILCFLVVVTFIYTMFWNMCTSVEHSQSCIDLTQFHFMFPPNTKLEDMKVCEKYEIKAFCKDGVENAEVMFILATLSTLLVLLSLVHYLMCLSANYAHIRDHEKFQELQEIQNLNELEYSATSKDRF
- the LOC120450448 gene encoding neuronal membrane glycoprotein M6-a isoform X2, giving the protein MGECCQSCMARIPYATLIATLMCLLGVGIFCFTMYRGASLTVIMVDQVFHLRLIWIEAVQMIFVIIGAGMAALGFMILFVGFLATGATRYKVYRAWRSRVGGRISCAVLMGITYLLNFVWSLILCFLVVVTFIYTMFWNMCTSVEHSQSCIDLTQFHFMFPPNTKLEDMKVCEKYEIKAFCKDGVENAEVMFILATLSTLLVLLSLVHYLMCLSANYAHIRDHEKFQELQEIQNLNELEYSATSKDRF